The proteins below are encoded in one region of Conger conger chromosome 17, fConCon1.1, whole genome shotgun sequence:
- the LOC133116871 gene encoding hatching enzyme 1.2-like: MLGWTSTMHHIAILILLGMAAHSWSLPVQNVSTAHDVILRFRRRLSDELWGTMEMNAMDKILRTNRFVGRLPGLSLREGDIARSTIRSAITCPESSCLWPKSVDGHVYVAYEISPHYDNMDRMTIETGMQDISTGTCVKFVPRSHEANYLDIQPKRGCWSFLGVIGGVQPLSLQTPGCMWAGVASHELMHALGFVHEQSRSDRDRYVTILWENILQDQIHNFKKYITNNLNTVYDYNSIMHYGRYAFSEDGDPTIVPKPDPFIPIGQRDGPSPVDIQKINALYNCSRV, encoded by the exons ATGCTTGGCTGGACCTCCACGATGCACCACATCgccatcctcatcctcctgggCATGGCAGCTCACAGCTGGAGCCTCCCCGTTCAG AATGTGTCGACGGCTCATGATGTGATACTCAGGTTTAGAAGACGACTGTCAG ATGAGCTGTGGGGTACGATGGAGATGAACGCCATGGATAAGATTCTGCGAACCAACAGGT tTGTGGGGCGTCTCCCGGGCCTCAGCCTGAGGGAGGGGGACATCGCCCGCTCCACCATCCGCAGCGCCATAACCTGCCCCGAGAGCAGCTGCCTCTGGCCCAAGTCCGTGGACGGCCACGTGTACGTGGCGTACGAAATCTCTCCACATTACG ATAATATGGACCGGATGACCATAGAGACGGGGATGCAGGACATCTCCACCGGAACATGCGTGAAGTTTGTGCCTCGCAGCCACGAGGCCAACTACCTGGACATCCAGCCCAAACGAGG GTGCTGGTCGTTTCTGGGGGTGATCGGCGGGGTGCAGCCGCTCTCCCTGCAGACCCCCGGCTGCATGTGGGCCGGGGTGGCGTCCCACGAGCTCATGCACGCCCTGGGGTTCGTCCACGAGCAGTCGCGCTCCGACCGGGACCGCTACGTCACCATCCTGTGGGAGAACATCCTGCAAG ATCAAATCCACAACTTTAAGAAGTACATCACGAACAACCTGAACACGGTCTACGACTACAACTCCATAATGCACTACGGGAG GTACGCCTTCTCTGAAGATGGAGACCCAACCATTGTCCCCAAACCGGATCCCTTCATTCCGATTGGCCAGCGAGATGGACCCAGCCCTGTGGATATCCAGAAGATAAATGCCTTGTACAACTGCAGCCGAGTTTAA